The Coffea arabica cultivar ET-39 chromosome 8e, Coffea Arabica ET-39 HiFi, whole genome shotgun sequence genome window below encodes:
- the LOC140012844 gene encoding uncharacterized protein: MGNCIETCKHGSKEAKSELQLEQLESVEKPSEMLKESIIEKDQNSGAMRIKIVLTKEELELLVFQLKNMEGKRLEDVLDEIERSRSRPVGSWKPSLESITESPEVPEQMDR; encoded by the coding sequence ATGGGAAATTGCATCGAGACATGCAAACACGGCTCAAAAGAGGCAAAGAGTGAATTACAATTAGAGCAATTAGAAAGCGTGGAGAAACCATCAGAAATGCTCAAGGAAAGCATAATTGAGAAAGATCAAAACAGTGGCGCCATGAGAATCAAGATAGTGTTGACGAAAGAGGAGCTAGAGTTGCTAGTATTCCAGCTCAAGAATATGGAAGGGAAGAGATTAGAGGATGTTTTGGATGAGATTGAGAGAAGCAGAAGCAGACCAGTTGGATCATGGAAACCTTCTTTAGAGAGCATTACTGAAAGCCCTGAAGTTCCTGAGCAAATGGACAGATGA